The window GCGAGTGCTTGGGCACCGCCGCCCCGCGGCATCCGACCAGGAAGTCGAAGTCGCAACCCTCATCGGCCTGCATGACGTGGTCCAGGTACAGCTTGGCGTAACCACCGCTGATCAACTGCGGCGGGGCTTGCAGGTCGGCCAGTCGGCCGGCCAGTTCCTCGTCGGAAATGTCCAGGTGCAGCCGGCCTTCCTTGCAATCCAGCTCGATCCAGTCGCCTTCGCGCACGGCAGCCAACGGCCCGCCAGCTGCCGCTTCCGGCGCCACGTGCAGCACCACGGTGCCGTAGGCGGTGCCGCTCATGCGGGCATCGGAAATACGCACCATGTCGGTCACGCCCTGGGCCAGCAGCTTGGCCGGCAGGCCCATGTTGCCGACCTCGGCCATGCCCGGGTAGCCCTTGGGCCCGCAGTGCTTCATCACCAGCACGGAACTGGCGTCCACATCCAGCTCGGGGTCGTTGATGCGTGCCTTGTAGTCGTCGAAGTTCTCGAACACCACGGCGCGGCCACGATGCCGCATCAGCGCAGGGGTGGCGGCCGATGGCTTGAGCACGGCGCCTTTGGGCGCCAGGTTGCCGCGCAGGATGCAGATGCCGCCGTCGGCCACCAGCGGCTTGTCGATCGGGCGGATCACCTCTTCGTCGTACAGCGGCGCGGCCTGGCAGTTGTCCCACAGGCTCTTGCCGTTGGCCGTCAGCGCGCCAGGGTTGGGCAGCAGGCCGTGTTCGCCCAGGCGGCGGATGACCGCAGGCAGGCCGCCGGCGTAGTAGAACTCTTCCATCAGGAAACGGCCCGAAGGCTGCAGGTCGACCAGGGTTGGCGTACCGCGGCCGATGCGGGTCCAGTCTTCCAGCTGCAGGTCCACGCCGATGCGTCCGGCGATGGCCTTCAGGTGAATCACCGCGTTGGTCGAGCCACCGATGGCGGCGTTGACGCGGATGGCGTTCTCGAAGGCTTCGCGGGTGAGGATTTTCGACAGGCGCAGGTCTTCGCGCACCATGTCGACAATGCGCATGCCCGACAGGTGGGCCAGCACGTAACGGCGTGCATCCACCGCCGGGATGGCGGCGTTGTGCGGCAGCGAGGTGCCTAGCGCTTCGGCCATGCAGGCCATGGTCGAGGCGGTGCCCATGGTGTTGCAGGTACCCGCCGAGCGCGACATGCCGGCCTCGGCCGAGAGGAACTCGTTGAGGTCGATCTGGCCGGCCTTGTAGGCCTCGTGCATCTGCCAGACGATGGTGCCGGCGCCAATGTCCTTGCCTTTGTGCTTGCC of the Pseudomonas asiatica genome contains:
- a CDS encoding IlvD/Edd family dehydratase; translated protein: MSDSKRPLRSAQWFGTADKNGFMYRSWMKNQGIPDHEFQGKPIIGICNTWSELTPCNAHFRKIAEHVKKGVLEAGGFPVEFPVFSSGESNLRPTAMLTRNLASMDVEEAIRGNPVDAVVLLTGCDKTTPALLMGAASCDVPAIVVTGGPMLNGKHKGKDIGAGTIVWQMHEAYKAGQIDLNEFLSAEAGMSRSAGTCNTMGTASTMACMAEALGTSLPHNAAIPAVDARRYVLAHLSGMRIVDMVREDLRLSKILTREAFENAIRVNAAIGGSTNAVIHLKAIAGRIGVDLQLEDWTRIGRGTPTLVDLQPSGRFLMEEFYYAGGLPAVIRRLGEHGLLPNPGALTANGKSLWDNCQAAPLYDEEVIRPIDKPLVADGGICILRGNLAPKGAVLKPSAATPALMRHRGRAVVFENFDDYKARINDPELDVDASSVLVMKHCGPKGYPGMAEVGNMGLPAKLLAQGVTDMVRISDARMSGTAYGTVVLHVAPEAAAGGPLAAVREGDWIELDCKEGRLHLDISDEELAGRLADLQAPPQLISGGYAKLYLDHVMQADEGCDFDFLVGCRGAAVPKHSH